Proteins encoded by one window of Blautia faecicola:
- a CDS encoding AraC family transcriptional regulator: protein MKQKLLDELMEVSEEEQKYLDGQGDIEKQLYAKEKIEEIDRELLLKRGQLITVRPHSRFVDFPEHRHNYVEIMYVAQGSITHCIEGKELVLHKGDVLMLNQQVVHSIKRADYQDIGINFIALPEFFEVPLSMLGEENVLARFVTSVFRQKDPVSHYLLFRLQENEQVENLMENMVESMLHGYANEDIINQYSMGIVFLHLLNHLENLSHNSSMDYKETVVQAVLGYINSDCKNASLTRIAEDTHQSMTALSKLIKQKIGYNFQELLQRKRFQMAVHLLCDTKLSIEEIALDVGYENQSYFFRQFKKRYGMTPHKYRKENRKDKK from the coding sequence ATGAAACAGAAGCTGTTAGATGAACTGATGGAGGTATCTGAAGAAGAACAGAAATATCTGGATGGTCAGGGTGATATTGAAAAACAATTGTATGCAAAGGAAAAGATAGAGGAAATAGACAGGGAACTGCTGCTTAAAAGGGGTCAGCTTATTACTGTGCGTCCGCATAGCCGTTTTGTTGATTTCCCGGAACACAGGCACAATTATGTAGAGATTATGTATGTGGCGCAGGGCAGTATCACGCATTGCATAGAGGGAAAGGAATTGGTGCTTCATAAGGGTGATGTTCTGATGCTGAACCAGCAGGTTGTGCATTCGATAAAAAGAGCGGATTATCAGGATATAGGTATCAATTTTATCGCACTGCCTGAATTTTTTGAGGTACCTTTATCTATGCTTGGTGAGGAGAATGTTCTTGCCCGGTTTGTGACAAGCGTATTCAGACAAAAGGATCCGGTTTCGCATTACCTTCTGTTTCGCCTGCAGGAAAATGAGCAGGTGGAAAACCTTATGGAAAACATGGTGGAATCCATGCTGCACGGATATGCGAACGAAGATATCATAAACCAATATTCCATGGGAATTGTATTTTTGCATCTTCTGAATCATCTGGAAAATCTGAGCCACAACTCTTCTATGGATTATAAAGAGACAGTAGTCCAGGCGGTGCTCGGATATATAAACAGCGATTGTAAAAATGCCAGTCTGACGAGAATCGCAGAGGATACGCATCAGTCCATGACCGCCTTAAGTAAACTGATAAAGCAAAAGATCGGATACAATTTTCAGGAGCTTTTGCAAAGAAAAAGATTTCAGATGGCGGTTCATCTGCTGTGCGATACAAAGCTTTCGATTGAAGAAATAGCTCTTGATGTCGGGTATGAAAATCAAAGCTATTTTTTCAGGCAATTTAAGAAACGTTACGGAATGACACCGCACAAATACCGAAAAGAAAACAGAAAAGACAAAAAATGA
- the rhaB gene encoding rhamnulokinase, translating to MDTRYYLAVDIGASSGRHMLSHMENGKMVLEEIYRFPNGMTEKAGHKVWDVDRLFEEILTGMKKCLEMGKIPYSMGIDTWAVDFVLLDENDKMLGDAVAYRDDRTKDIDKAVYQFVSETELYTRTGIQKQSFNTIYQLMAVKKQNWKLFTNAKTMLMIPDYFHFLLTGRKAQEYTNATTTQLIKAKTKDWDYQLIEKLGYPQDLFLEIKSPGYELGDLSNVIQEKVGFNCKVILPPTHDTASAVMAIPTQADDALYISSGTWSLMGTELKEADCSAGSRKCNLTNEGGYDYRFRYLKNIMGLWMIQSVKKEIAQDTSFAQICEMAAKENIKSVVDANADRFLAPDNMTEEVKKACSESGQQIPQSVAEVAAVIYNSLAKCYAGTAQEIEELTGKKYSHIHVVGGGANAAYLNELTAKETGMTVYAGPGEATAIGNIASQMIAAEELYDLKAARQCIFDSFEIKEYCPD from the coding sequence ATGGATACAAGATATTATCTTGCTGTTGATATTGGTGCTTCAAGTGGCAGGCATATGCTTTCACACATGGAAAATGGAAAGATGGTGCTTGAGGAAATCTATCGCTTTCCAAACGGCATGACAGAAAAAGCAGGTCATAAGGTGTGGGATGTGGACAGGCTTTTTGAGGAAATACTTACAGGCATGAAAAAGTGTCTGGAAATGGGGAAAATTCCTTACAGTATGGGAATTGACACATGGGCTGTGGATTTTGTCCTGCTGGATGAAAACGACAAAATGCTTGGAGATGCGGTTGCCTACAGGGATGACAGAACAAAGGACATCGACAAAGCCGTGTATCAGTTTGTATCGGAGACAGAGCTTTACACAAGAACCGGTATTCAGAAGCAGAGCTTTAATACAATTTATCAGCTGATGGCTGTAAAAAAACAAAATTGGAAACTGTTTACAAATGCAAAGACAATGCTTATGATACCGGATTACTTCCATTTCCTTTTAACCGGAAGGAAGGCTCAGGAATATACCAATGCAACAACTACCCAGTTGATAAAAGCAAAAACAAAGGACTGGGATTATCAGCTCATAGAGAAGCTTGGATATCCGCAGGATCTGTTTTTAGAAATAAAAAGTCCGGGATATGAGCTGGGAGACTTATCAAATGTCATTCAGGAAAAGGTGGGATTCAACTGCAAGGTCATTCTTCCTCCGACTCATGATACTGCGTCCGCCGTTATGGCGATTCCAACGCAGGCGGATGATGCTTTGTATATCAGCTCAGGAACATGGTCACTTATGGGAACAGAGCTTAAAGAAGCAGACTGTTCAGCCGGCAGCAGGAAGTGCAATCTGACAAACGAAGGCGGTTATGATTACAGATTCCGGTACCTGAAAAATATTATGGGATTGTGGATGATACAGTCGGTAAAGAAAGAAATCGCACAAGATACGAGCTTTGCCCAAATATGTGAGATGGCGGCAAAAGAGAATATAAAGTCCGTGGTGGATGCAAACGCTGACAGATTCTTAGCCCCGGACAATATGACAGAGGAAGTAAAAAAAGCCTGCAGTGAGAGCGGACAGCAGATTCCACAGTCGGTGGCAGAGGTGGCAGCCGTTATCTATAACAGTCTGGCAAAGTGCTATGCAGGGACTGCTCAGGAGATCGAAGAGCTGACAGGAAAGAAGTACTCTCATATACATGTAGTCGGGGGAGGCGCAAATGCAGCTTACCTGAATGAGCTTACCGCAAAGGAAACAGGAATGACTGTTTACGCGGGACCGGGTGAAGCCACTGCGATAGGAAATATAGCTTCACAGATGATTGCAGCTGAGGAACTTTATGATTTAAAAGCTGCAAGACAATGTATTTTCGATTCTTTTGAGATAAAAGAATATTGTCCGGATTAA
- a CDS encoding nucleoside phosphorylase, with translation MSIIKNEIPILEFDTEQTAVISPVHENLNLVLPKKCVFAFLGEYIDEYAEKTGAQIVSYFISMTKEYPVYITTYKGEKIVLCQAPVGAAAATQILDWLIGYGVREIISAGSCGALEKFAEGTFLIPEKALRDEGTSYHYAAPSRFMEINKRARKAIEKTILEHGMKYQEVITWSTDGFFRETKEKVAYRKAEGCSVVEMECSALAACAAFRDATWGMILYTADSLAEVDRYDERNWGGNAYEYALTLCMDSVLAV, from the coding sequence ATGAGCATTATAAAAAATGAAATACCAATATTGGAATTTGATACAGAACAAACGGCAGTGATCAGCCCCGTGCATGAGAACCTGAATCTGGTTCTTCCGAAAAAATGTGTATTTGCCTTTCTTGGCGAATACATTGATGAATATGCGGAGAAGACCGGAGCGCAGATTGTATCGTATTTTATTAGTATGACCAAAGAATATCCTGTTTATATAACAACATATAAAGGTGAAAAAATTGTGCTTTGCCAGGCACCGGTGGGTGCGGCGGCTGCGACACAGATTCTGGACTGGTTGATTGGATATGGAGTGCGTGAAATTATTTCCGCGGGCAGTTGCGGAGCGTTGGAGAAATTTGCAGAAGGAACTTTTCTGATACCGGAGAAAGCTTTGCGTGATGAAGGAACCTCATACCATTATGCTGCGCCTTCGAGATTTATGGAAATTAATAAAAGGGCAAGAAAAGCGATCGAAAAGACGATACTGGAACACGGGATGAAATATCAGGAAGTGATCACCTGGTCAACCGATGGATTTTTTCGTGAAACAAAAGAAAAGGTTGCATACAGGAAGGCAGAGGGATGCTCAGTAGTAGAAATGGAATGTTCAGCACTTGCCGCCTGTGCAGCGTTCAGGGATGCGACCTGGGGAATGATATTATATACAGCGGACAGTCTTGCCGAGGTTGACAGATACGATGAGAGAAACTGGGGCGGCAATGCATATGAATATGCACTTACATTATGTATGGATTCTGTACTGGCGGTATAA
- a CDS encoding L-arabinose isomerase family protein: MLVETKAKVGVFSIALGAYLPQFPTLVPEFEAQYEAFKKTIPDTVELVDGGMVTTKELSMKAGDRFRAADVDLVILQLLTYATSYNMLPAIRDLNVPVVLVNVQKLKAPDYANTDTPKWLGELYACGAVGEMVADLERAGKRHAVITGVVEGGDDYVAAEIAQWCKAAQVRRRFRYTNIAQIGRPYPGMMDLYIDETNLYNRMGLYTKQFDWEKMWAIADHITDENAIRAKAEDILATFDIAPDKDGKAATVETVWDMAKYVVAFEEWVKEEELGMIASHYDGFARGIAGKLDSMLIPAFSMLIKQGTACAVEGDMKVAMAMSILKTIAGTGQLSEMYSIDFNEDICIIGHSGSGDADISQAKKPTMKIVDVFHGKTGGGYLTQFYPPVGAVTYLGITQDMNGKFKFVVAEGVNEDGPIFTFGDTNMRTRFSIGAREFCNRWSEAGPTHHMAAAVGRHIDTIRKVAKILDVPVDIVCR, from the coding sequence ATGTTAGTAGAGACAAAAGCAAAGGTTGGTGTTTTTTCGATAGCGCTGGGTGCATACCTGCCACAGTTTCCAACACTCGTTCCGGAGTTTGAGGCACAGTATGAGGCGTTTAAAAAGACGATTCCGGATACTGTTGAGCTGGTAGATGGAGGAATGGTTACCACAAAAGAACTTTCCATGAAAGCGGGAGACAGATTCAGGGCAGCGGATGTGGACCTGGTGATTTTACAGCTTCTCACATATGCCACAAGCTACAATATGCTTCCGGCAATCAGAGATTTAAATGTGCCGGTTGTTCTGGTGAACGTTCAAAAGCTCAAGGCCCCGGATTATGCGAATACGGACACACCAAAATGGCTTGGTGAGCTGTATGCATGTGGAGCAGTCGGAGAGATGGTTGCAGACCTTGAAAGAGCAGGAAAGAGACATGCAGTAATCACAGGTGTAGTGGAAGGCGGAGATGACTATGTGGCGGCGGAGATAGCACAGTGGTGCAAGGCAGCACAGGTCAGAAGAAGATTCCGCTATACCAATATCGCGCAGATCGGAAGACCATATCCGGGAATGATGGATCTGTATATTGATGAGACAAATCTGTATAACCGCATGGGGCTTTACACAAAGCAGTTTGACTGGGAGAAAATGTGGGCGATCGCTGACCATATCACAGACGAGAACGCAATCAGGGCAAAGGCCGAGGATATACTTGCGACATTTGATATAGCACCGGACAAAGACGGAAAAGCAGCTACCGTTGAGACGGTATGGGACATGGCAAAATATGTTGTGGCCTTTGAAGAATGGGTAAAGGAAGAAGAGCTTGGAATGATAGCCTCTCATTATGACGGTTTTGCCCGGGGAATCGCAGGAAAGCTTGACAGTATGCTGATACCGGCGTTTTCCATGCTTATAAAGCAGGGAACAGCCTGTGCAGTTGAGGGAGATATGAAGGTCGCTATGGCTATGAGCATCTTAAAAACAATTGCCGGTACCGGCCAGCTTTCAGAGATGTACTCCATCGACTTTAATGAGGATATCTGTATCATCGGACATTCAGGCTCGGGAGATGCTGATATTTCACAGGCGAAAAAGCCGACCATGAAGATTGTAGATGTATTTCACGGAAAAACAGGCGGTGGATATCTGACACAGTTCTATCCACCTGTCGGAGCTGTAACTTATCTTGGAATCACCCAGGATATGAACGGAAAATTTAAGTTTGTTGTGGCAGAGGGTGTAAACGAGGATGGCCCGATATTCACATTCGGAGACACAAATATGAGAACGCGTTTTTCAATCGGAGCAAGAGAATTCTGTAACCGTTGGAGCGAAGCAGGACCTACACATCACATGGCAGCAGCAGTCGGCAGACATATCGATACCATACGCAAGGTGGCAAAGATACTGGATGTGCCGGTTGATATTGTATGCAGGTAA
- a CDS encoding Uma2 family endonuclease, with protein MNDALPIEDLSKTYLEHSMVINNFVIKIGSQIKDSLCRVFGDGVQYEWRENDDKIIIPDVSIICNLRDRKNISFTGIPRFVMEVLSNSTEDYDRHEKMDIYCKVGVSEYWIVDWRKKSVEIYLFDFREDGTGYPYLYKTVTAQNKDELQLVMFPNLKITFDELFDLGEY; from the coding sequence ATGAATGATGCCTTACCAATCGAAGATTTAAGCAAAACTTATCTTGAACACTCTATGGTTATCAATAATTTTGTTATCAAAATCGGCAGCCAGATTAAAGACAGCCTGTGTCGTGTTTTTGGCGACGGTGTACAATATGAATGGCGTGAGAATGATGATAAGATAATCATTCCTGATGTCTCCATCATCTGCAACCTGCGAGATCGTAAAAATATTTCTTTTACCGGTATTCCCCGTTTCGTAATGGAAGTTTTATCCAATTCCACGGAAGACTATGACCGACATGAGAAAATGGATATTTACTGTAAGGTGGGGGTCTCTGAATACTGGATCGTTGACTGGAGAAAAAAATCTGTGGAAATTTATCTTTTTGATTTTAGAGAAGATGGTACTGGGTATCCATATCTTTACAAAACCGTCACCGCTCAGAATAAAGACGAGCTGCAACTGGTGATGTTTCCGAATCTTAAGATAACTTTTGATGAATTATTTGATCTTGGAGAATATTAA
- the rhaD gene encoding rhamnulose-1-phosphate aldolase → MKFLDAEFVKGFIRMANDGWEQGWHERNGGNLSYRVKADEVESVRENFEPKEWQPIGTTVPNLSGEYFLVTGSGKYFRNVIIKPEDSICMIELDEKGENYRIVWGLVNGGRPTSELPSHLMNLEVKKLQNPNYRVVYHAHTTNIIALTFVLPLEDKVFTRELWEMATECPVVFPDGIGVVPWMVPGGREIAVATSELMKKYDLAIWAHHGMFAAGEDFDLTFGLMHTAEKSAEILVKMLSMRTDKLQTITPDNFRHLAKDFNVTLSEEFLYDK, encoded by the coding sequence ATGAAATTTTTAGATGCAGAATTTGTAAAAGGATTTATACGTATGGCAAATGACGGATGGGAGCAGGGCTGGCACGAAAGAAACGGCGGAAACCTCTCATATCGTGTAAAGGCAGATGAGGTAGAGTCAGTAAGAGAAAATTTTGAGCCAAAGGAGTGGCAGCCAATCGGGACAACAGTGCCTAATCTTTCCGGAGAGTATTTTCTTGTGACCGGAAGCGGAAAATATTTCAGAAACGTGATCATCAAGCCGGAGGATTCCATCTGCATGATAGAGCTTGATGAAAAGGGAGAAAATTATCGTATCGTATGGGGACTTGTGAATGGCGGAAGACCGACAAGCGAGCTGCCCAGCCACCTTATGAATCTCGAAGTAAAGAAGCTTCAGAATCCAAATTACAGAGTCGTATATCATGCGCATACAACCAATATTATTGCGCTCACATTTGTCCTTCCGCTTGAGGATAAGGTCTTTACAAGAGAACTTTGGGAAATGGCAACTGAGTGTCCTGTAGTATTTCCTGATGGAATCGGCGTAGTTCCGTGGATGGTTCCGGGTGGAAGAGAGATTGCTGTTGCAACAAGTGAGCTTATGAAGAAATATGACCTTGCCATCTGGGCACATCATGGAATGTTTGCTGCCGGAGAGGATTTTGATCTCACATTCGGCCTCATGCATACAGCAGAAAAGTCAGCAGAGATTCTGGTAAAAATGCTGTCAATGAGAACTGATAAACTGCAGACAATCACACCTGATAATTTTAGACATCTGGCTAAAGATTTTAACGTTACCCTTTCAGAAGAGTTTCTGTATGATAAATAA
- a CDS encoding aldo/keto reductase has translation MKNKENLYASIPYVDKKVSRIFAGTAFSPIQDGADGTDFFEAALTNGINAFDTARVYMEAEHSFGNWLEKSGRREEVVILSKCGHPDAMWNKRVNEKEMRKDLKKSLEELKTDYIDIYMLHRDDPDTDVAVAVETFNAMHEEGNIGAFGASNWTHTRIEEANEYAYKHNLIPFSVSSPNFCLARQIEDPWGGGCVNISGPENQEARAWYEKNQMPVIAYASLGRGFFSGRMKSEYADHASDYLDSFAMKGYACPDNFERLRRCEILAEKHGVTVAQIAMNWIFSHPLNIFAIASMSKADRMKANREALLLQLSDEEIAYLDLETPEFCGKRFV, from the coding sequence ATGAAAAACAAGGAGAATTTATATGCTTCGATTCCTTATGTGGACAAAAAGGTATCCCGAATTTTTGCAGGAACTGCATTTTCACCGATCCAGGACGGGGCAGATGGAACGGATTTTTTTGAGGCGGCTCTGACCAATGGAATCAATGCTTTTGATACGGCAAGGGTATATATGGAAGCGGAGCATTCCTTTGGCAACTGGTTGGAAAAGAGTGGCAGACGGGAGGAGGTAGTCATTCTCAGCAAATGCGGCCATCCGGATGCCATGTGGAACAAACGGGTGAACGAAAAAGAGATGCGAAAAGACCTGAAGAAGTCACTGGAAGAGTTGAAAACCGATTATATTGATATTTACATGCTTCACAGGGATGATCCGGATACCGATGTGGCGGTAGCTGTGGAGACGTTTAATGCCATGCATGAAGAAGGAAACATCGGTGCGTTTGGTGCGTCGAACTGGACACATACAAGGATCGAGGAGGCCAATGAATATGCCTACAAACACAACCTGATCCCGTTTTCTGTTTCCAGCCCGAATTTCTGTCTGGCCCGACAGATCGAAGATCCGTGGGGAGGTGGATGCGTCAACATCTCCGGACCGGAAAATCAAGAGGCCAGAGCATGGTATGAAAAAAATCAGATGCCGGTGATCGCGTATGCATCTTTGGGCAGAGGATTTTTCTCCGGCAGGATGAAAAGTGAGTATGCGGATCATGCCAGTGACTATCTGGATTCTTTTGCAATGAAAGGCTATGCGTGTCCGGATAACTTTGAACGCCTCCGCCGCTGTGAGATCCTTGCGGAAAAACATGGGGTGACGGTAGCACAGATTGCCATGAACTGGATATTTTCCCATCCGTTGAATATTTTCGCTATCGCGAGTATGTCAAAAGCAGACAGGATGAAGGCGAACCGGGAAGCACTGCTGTTGCAACTTTCTGATGAAGAAATCGCGTATCTTGACCTGGAAACACCTGAATTCTGTGGTAAACGATTCGTATAG